A genomic window from Elaeis guineensis isolate ETL-2024a chromosome 3, EG11, whole genome shotgun sequence includes:
- the LOC140856121 gene encoding putative pectate lyase 2 — protein sequence MALRYPLAPYLFFSLAFVPLYAAACDNSTTGDSQPHHCEKIMNQIDACWRCDPGWASNRKLLADCAVGFGKGALGGKNGTIYTVTDPSDNATNPKPGTLRYGAIQTQPLWIVFKKDMVIRLESELFMNSFKTIDGRGAKVAIADGPCIRIQQVNHIIIHGLGIHNCTRGRPGMVRISPTVVEHWGGHEGDAITIFASSHVWIDHCNLSHSTDGLIDVVHGSTAVTISNNFFSDHDKVMLLGHKDGFDADKVMKVTVVFNHFGPNLVQRMPRVRTGYAHVASNRYDGWELYAIGGSSNPTILSEGNYYHALDNPQTKEVTQPLGGGSQNWEWRSSKDYFLNGAYFVSLGSASCAPNYFPSQKFQVAEGSKVPSLTADSGTLSCVVGEPCI from the exons ATGGCCCTTCGTTATCCCTTGGCTCCATATCTATTCTTTTCGTTGGCTTTCGTCCCTCTTTACGCGGCGGCATGCGACAACTCCACCACCGGCGACTCGCAACCCCATCACTGTGAGAAGATCATGAACCAGATCGATGCTTGTTGGCGTTGCGATCCGGGATGGGCATCCAACCGTAAACTCTTGGCCGACTGCGCTGTGGGCTTTGGCAAGGGTGCGTTGGGAGGGAAAAATGGAACAATCTATACGGTCACCGACCCCTCCGACAACGCCACGAACCCGAAGCCAGGCACCCTCCGCTACGGTGCCATCCAGACACAGCCTCTGTGGATAGTCTTCAAGAAGGACATGGTCATTAGACTTGAGAGCGAGCTCTTCATGAACAGCTTCAAGACCATCGACGGGAGGGGGGCCAAGGTGGCGATCGCCGATGGGCCATGCATCAGGATACAACAAGTGAACCATATCATAATCCATGGGCTAGGCATCCACAACTGCACTCGTGGGAGGCCGGGCATGGTCCGTATCTCCCCAACGGTTGTCGAGCACTGGGGAGGCCATGAAGGGGATGCCATCACCATATTTGCTTCGTCGCACGTGTGGATCGACCACTGCAACCTGTCTCATTCTACGGATGGACTCATCGATGTGGTTCATGGTTCTACTGCAGTCACCATCTCTAATAACTTCTTCTCAGATCATGATAAG GTGATGTTGCTTGGACATAAGGATGGGTTTGATGCGGACAAGGTGATGAAGGTGACGGTAGTCTTCAACCATTTTGGACCGAACTTGGTCCAGAGGATGCCGAG GGTCAGGACAGGGTATGCTCATGTAGCGAGCAACAGATACGACGGATGGGAGTTGTATGCTATAGGAGGGAGTTCCAATCCCACCATCCTTAGCGAGGGAAACTACTACCATGCTCTGGATAATCCGCAGACCAAGGAA GTCACTCAGCCACTGGGAGGTGGATCGCAAAATTGGGAATGGAGATCTTCAAAAGATTATTTCTTAAATGGTGCATACTTTGTTTCATTAGGATCAGCGAGTTGTGCTCCAAATTATTTTCCATCACAAAAGTTTCAGGTTGCCGAGGGATCAAAGGTGCCATCGTTGACTGCAGATTCTGGCACACTCAGTTGTGTTGTTGGAGAACCGTGCATCTAG
- the LOC140856122 gene encoding uncharacterized protein, with protein MMAIRFFFIMALAVALATSTLAFATTDIDEENLTTTSSSDEVSSEDDESSPAIGMSRLLLAQSKPYGATMTCNRFPRICRAKGSPGPDCCKKKCVNVMKDNLNCGQCGLRCRYGTTCCGGRCVNVMFDANNCGSCKNRCKKGGFCSYGMCNYA; from the coding sequence ATGATGGCAATTAGGTTCTTCTTCATTATGGCATTAGCCGTGGCTCTGGCCACCAGTACTCTCGCCTTCGCAACCACCGATATAGATGAAGAAAACCTGACCACGACATCGTCTTCCGACGAAGTCTCTTCAGAAGATGATGAATCATCACCGGCTATAGGAATGAGCCGTCTCCTCCTCGCCCAGTCCAAGCCTTATGGAGCCACCATGACATGCAATAGGTTCCCCAGGATTTGCCGTGCCAAGGGAAGCCCCGGCCCGGACTGCTGCAAGAAGAAGTGTGTGAACGTGATGAAGGACAACCTCAACTGCGGGCAATGCGGGCTGAGGTGCCGATATGGGACAACATGCTGTGGCGGCAGATGCGTTAACGTGATGTTCGATGCCAACAACTGTGGGAGTTGCAAGAACAGGTGCAAGAAGGGAGGCTTCTGCTCGTATGGGATGTGCAACTATGCCTGA
- the LOC105041031 gene encoding uncharacterized protein has translation MDSLPSSFLTTTILLSMFISLSSAHSHLCRTSCGVIPIRYPFGIDDGCGSPYYRSMLLCTNSSRLILRTPSGNYPVASVDYADPHLLVTDPSMWSCPSDDDNNNFYYDDDDERVAFRRPVTPFSLDTSTRFSLSPKNDYLFFNCSEDSVIIQPKPSFCERFPDRCDSACDSAGYLCRNLPGCPNALVETRTSCCSYYPKASESLRLMLRHCASYTSVYWRTVGASFPPYDQVPEYGIRVDFEIPVTTRCLQCRERARGGGTCGFDTESRSFLCLCDEGNVTTYCSEGGSSRHRASAGVIAGTTVFSIGGAVGVGALVWYLRKMRKNKVVTCGVQSNENRLF, from the exons ATGGACTCCCTCCCCTCCTCATTCCTCACCACCACCATTCTCCTCTCCATGTTTATCTCCCTCTCCTCCGCCCACTCCCACCTCTGCCGCACCTCTTGCGGCGTCATCCCCATCCGCTACCCCTTCGGCATCGACGACGGCTGCGGCAGCCCCTACTACCGCAGCATGCTCCTCTGCACCAACTCCTCCCGCCTCATCCTCCGCACCCCTTCCGGCAACTACCCGGTCGCCTCCGTCGACTACGCCGATCCCCACCTCCTCGTCACCGACCCCTCCATGTGGAGCTGCCCTTCCGACGACGACAACAACAACTTCTACTATGACGACGACGATGAGCGCGTCGCTTTCCGCCGCCCGGTCACTCCCTTCAGCCTCGACACCAGCACtcgcttctctctctcccccaagAACGACTACCTCTTCTTCAACTGCAGCGAGGACTCGGTCATCATCCAGCCGAAGCCGAGCTTCTGCGAGCGGTTCCCCGACCGCTGCGACTCGGCCTGCGACAGCGCCGGGTATCTGTGTCGCAACTTGCCGGGGTGTCCGAATGCTCTGGTGGAGACGAGGACCAGCTGCTGCTCTTACTATCCCAAGGCTTCAGAGTCGTTGAGGCTGATGCTGAGGCACTGTGCTTCTTATACTAGCGTGTACTGGAGGACGGTGGGAGCGAGCTTTCCGCCGTATGATCAGGTGCCGGAGTATGGGATCCGGGTGGATTTCGAGATCCCGGTCACCACTCGGTGTCTCCAGTGCCGGGAGAGAGCGAGGGGTGGGGGAACGTGTGGGTTCGACACGGAGTCGCGGAGCTTTCTTTGTCTCTGTGATGAAGGGAATGTTACTACTTATTGTTCCG AGGGTGGTTCTTCGAGGCATAGAGCATCGGCTGGGGTTATTGCCG GAACTACTGTTTTTTCAATTGGTGGGGCAGTGGGCGTTGGAGCCCTTGTGTGGTATCTAAGaaagatgagaaaaaataaaGTAGTGACGTGTGGGGTTCAGAGCAATGAAAATAGGCTCTTCTGA